TTCAGCCGTCTTGGTGCGGATGGTCATGGCATTGCCGCGCCAGTCGACGGCGCCACCGAGCCAGCCGCGCACCCACATCGCCGGCAGGATGCAATCCCGCGCCATCATGGCGGGGATCATGCGCCACGACAGGTACCAGCCCTTGGCGGAGGCCAGGGCGCATTCCGGAAGGTAGGCGGCCGTCAGCACGGCGATGGCGGTCAGTGGCAGGCTGAAACCGGCGTCGGCCGCGGCAACCAGTGCAAGCACAAGCGGCACCGCCACGCCTGTCAGGATTTCAGGCGCGAAGAACAGCGGGAAAGTGACGCGGCGCAGCCGTGCCCAGCGGGCCTGGCGCGACCAGATCTCACCGAGCGTGCGCCGGCCAAGCGGCTGCTCAAAGGGCGCCGCGACCAGATTGACGCGCAGTCCAAGTCCGTTCACCAGTTTGGTCGCGGCGGCGTCCTCGGCGATCTCGGCCGCAAGCGCCCGGATGCCGCCATTGGCGTCGAGGAGGGGTTTGTTCCACAACATGCTCTTGCCCTGGGCGAAGCCGAGGCCAAGCGCCTCGCCGGCATACTGCCAGCGCGCCTGCAGCGTGTTGAGGAAGGCGCATTCGACCTCGGCCCAGAACCCGTCCGGCCGCGAGCCGATCGGCGTCGAGCAGACAAGGCCGGTGTCCGGCCGCCATGCCGACATCATGTGCTGGATGTAGTCCCTGGGCATCAGCACGTTGGAATCGGCCAGGATGACCCAGTCGTGGCGAGCCGCTTCCCAGCCCTTGACGCAATTGTTGAGCTTGGGGTTGCCGCTGATGCGGTCGTCGCCGAAAAGCAGCCGGGCGGGCACCGCCGGAAAGCGCGCGATGGCGCTCCTGATCAGCCTGACCACGGGATCGTCGGCATGGGCGACGCAGAAGACAAGTTCATAGCGCGGCCAGTCGAGCGAGAAGGCGCGCTCCAGCGTCTCTTCGGTGAAAGGCTCGACGCCACGCGCCGGCACGACGATCGAGACCGCCGGCGCAATGCCGGCGGGCGGTGCGATGATGCTCCGTCGCTTCAACTGGAGCGAAGCGAGCAGAATGCTCGCGAGATTTGTAAGGATGAGAGCAGCGGAAAGCGGGGCGGCGATGAGCGTCAGTTCCATCGAGATCTGGTCACTCCAGAAAAACCGGCCATATGAGGCCGTTTCCAACAGTTCGACAGAGCGTCTGAGTCGCCCGGCACAATCCCGAGCACACCATCACTGTCATGTGTCACTTAAATGACATTGTTTGTCGGCACCTGCCCTTCAAGGCTGGCAAGAACCGATGCGCGCCATTGACCAGGCTAGGCGAGCGCCCGAAAGTTCCCAGATTGTTTTGGAGTAGCCCATGTACAGCGCCGTGACGCGCAACATCGAAGTGCAGGTCAGACCGTTCTACCTGGAGGATCGCTCGGAGCCTTCGGAGAACCGTTACGTCTGGGGCTATCAAATCACGATCGACAACCAGTCGGATGAGTTCGTGCAGCTGATGTCGCGCTACTGGCGCATCACGGACGGCACTGGCCGGGTCGAGGAGGTCAGCGGCGCCGGCGTGGTCGGCGACCAGCCCGAGCTCAATCCGGGCGACAGCTATCAATACACATCGGGCTGCCCGCTCTCGACGCCGTCCGGCATCATGGTCGGTCACTACACCATGCGCAACAGGCGCGGCGAGACCTTCGATATCGCCATCCCCGCCTTCTCGCTCGACCTGCCGGGGACAAGGCGGACGGTGAATTAGGACAGTCGGCCGAGCGGCCATTCGCCAAAGTTCGCGCTGCGCCTCATCCGCCCTTTGGGCGTTCGTCGTTCGAAAAGCCAAGCAATTGGCTTTTCGTTCGCTGTGCGGACCACTCCTCACCTCCCCGTGAAACGGCGAGAAGGAAGCTCCGTCACTGGGCCGGAGCGAATTCGGCTGGGTCGAAGTCATACTGCTTCGAGCAGAATTCACAGGCGACATGGATGCCGCCATCCTCGGTGCTGTCCTTGATCTCCTGCGCCGAGAAACCCTCGAGGATGCCGCGGATCTTGTCCCTGGAGCACGAGCACTGGTCGTCGACCGGGACGCCGCCGAAGACGCGGACGCCATGCTCGTGGAACAGCCTGTAAAGCAACCGCTCGGCCCCGATGGTCGGGTCGATCAACTCGGTCGGCTCGATCGTGCCAAGCAGGGCCAGCAGCTCCTGCCAAGAATTATCGACGGGATCATGCCCTTCATCGCGCGGATCGCCGTCACCGCCCGGAAGGTCCGGGACGCGCATGCGCTCGGGCGACTGCGGCAGGAACTGCGCCAGGATACCGCCGGCGCGCCACTGCTCACGCGCACCGCCGACGCCGGGCGTCAACAGCTTGGCCACCGAGAGCCGCAGATCAGTCGGGATCTGCTCCGACTGGCGGAAATAGGTGCGTGCCGCGTCTTCCAACGTTTCGCCATCGAGCTGGACGATGCCCTGATACCGCTGTGTGTGCGCGCCCTGGTCGATGGTCAGCGCCAGCACGCCACTGCCGAGCAGCGTCTGCTGGGACGTCTCGCCTGCCGCAACCAGAGCCTCGAGCCGATCGGCATCGAAACGCGCATAGGCCCGCAATGCCGAGGGTGTGGAAAAATCCGCCACCAGCATGTCGACCGGCCCATCCGTGCGGGTCTGCAGGATGAACTTGCCCTCGAATTTGAGCGAGGTGCCGAGCAGCACCGTCAGCACGCAGGCCTCCGCCAGCAGGCGGGCGACCGGCTCGGGATAATCGTGGCGGCTGAGAATGGCGTCGAGCATCGGGCCGAGCTGGACGGTGCGACCGCGCACGTCGAGCGGACCGACCTCGAACGGCACGACATGATCGTCGCCGGCGTAGCCGAATTCACCAAGCTTGGGTTGATGTTCAGACAATTGATGGGTTTCCAACATGACAATGCTCCAGGGCGCGGCCATGCCGCCCTGTCGGGAGCATGCGTCGAAACGCGCTTGTTTTGCGTGATGCGCCGCAGATAGGCATCACACCTCCGGAGATCAAGCGCCCAGGCACCAGGCGAGCACGGCCTTCTGGGCGTGGAGCCGGTTCTCGGCCTCGTCGAACACCACCGAGTGCGGACCGTCGATGACTTCGTCGGTCACCTCCTCGCCGCGATGCGCCGGCAGGCAGTGCATGAACAGCGCGTCCGGCTTGGCATGGGCCATCAGCTTGGCATTGACCTGGTAGGGTGAGAACACGTTATGGCCGCGGGCGCGATGCTCCTGGCCCATCGACACCCAGCAGTCGGTGACGACACAGTCGGCCTGATCCACAGCTTCCTCGGGCGAGCGGGTGAAATAGAGCTTGCCGCCATGCGCCTTCGACCAGTCGACATGCTTCTGCGCCGGCTCGCTGCCTTCCGGCACGGCGACGTTGAGGTTGAAGCGGAACCGCGCCGAGGCTTCCAGCAACGAGTGCAGCACATTGTTGCCGTCACCGGTCCAGGCAATGGTCTTGCCTGCAACAGGGCCGCGATGCTCCTCGAAGGTCATGATATCGGCCATCAGTTGGCATGGATGCGTATCATCGGTCAGCCCGTTGATGACCGGAATGGTGGCATTCTCGGTCAGCTCCATCAGGCGCTCATGCGATGTGGTGCGGATCATGATGGCATCGACATAGCGCGACAGCACCTTGGCCGTGTCGGCGATGGTTTCGGAGCGGCCGAGCTGCATCTCGGTGCCGGTCAGCATGATGGTCTCCCCGCCAAGCTGGCGCATGCCGACGTCGAAGGAGACGCGCGTGCGCGTCGACGGCTTGTCGAAGATCATGGCCAGAACCTTGCCCTCGAGCGGCTTTGTCCGCTCGCCGGACTTGAGGCGTGCCTTTCGCACCACCGCATCGTCCAGCATGAAGCGCAGATCGCCTTCGGAAACGGCGGAAAGATCGGTGAAATGGCGAAGTGACATCAGGAATGGTTCCGGGGTTACTTCGCGGCGGCCGCGGCGATGGCGTCAGACAGCCCCTTGGCGCCGGCGCGGATGCGGTTGAGCGCTTCGTGGATCTCGGCATCGGTGACGTTGAGCGGCGGCAACAGGCGAATGACATTGTCGCCGGCAGGAACCGCCAGCAGGTGGTGATCGCGCAGCGCCATGTTCACCTTGGTGTTGGGCATCGCGCATTTGAGGCCAAGCATCAGCCCGGTGCCCCTGATGCCCTCGATGACCTCGGGAAACTCGTCGGCAACGGCCGCCAATCCCTGCTTCATCAGCAGCGCCTTGCGCTGGACATCCTCGAGGAAGCCGTCTTCCAGCACCACGTCCAGCACGGCGTTGCCGACAGCCATGGCCAGCGGGTTGCCGCCGAAAGTGGTGCCGTGCACGCCTGCGGTCATGCCGACGGCCGCCTCGTCGGTGGCAAGGCAGGCCCCCATCGGGAAGCCGCCGCCAATACCCTTGGCGATCGCCATGATGTCGGGCGTGACGCCTGACCATTCATGCGCGAACAGCTTTCCGGTGCGGCCAATGCCACACTGGACCTCGTCGTAGATCAACAACAGGCCGTGCTGGTCGCAGAGCTGCCGCAGCCGCTTCAGCGATTGCGTCGGCACCGGGCGAATACCGCCCTCGCCTTGCACAGGCTCGATCAGGATCGCGGCGGTTTCCGGCGTGATCGCCTTTTCGGCGGCGTCGATGTCATCAAAGCCGACCTGGTCGAAGCCATCGACCTTTGGGCCGAAGCCTTCGAGATATTTGTACTGGCCGCCAGCCGCGATGGTCGCCAGCGTGCGGCCGTGGAAGGCGCCCTCGAAGGTGATGACGCGGAAGCGCTCGGGATGCCCCTTGACGAATTGATAGCGCCGCGCCGTCTTGATGGCGCATTCCAGCGCCTCGGCGCCGGAATTGGTGAAGAACACCTTGTCGGCGAAAGTGGCATCGGCCAACCGCTCGCCCAGCCGGCTCTGTCCTGGGATCTCATAGAGATTGGAGACGTGCCAGAGCTTGGCGGCCTGCTCGGTGAGGGCCGCGACCAGATGCGGATGGCCGTGGCCCAGCGAATTCACGGCGATGCCGCCAGCGAAATCGAGATATCGCTCGCCCGTGTCGGTGATCAGCCAAGTGCCCTCCCCACGGTCAAAAGCCAGGGGAGCACGAGCAAAGGTATCGAAAAGCGCCGAACCGCTCATTATATGCGTCTCCGGAACCGGAAAATCAAAAAAGCCGCCAAAGCGGCGGCCTTTGCGGCTTATGGTGTTTTTCGGTCATGAAGTCAACGAAAACGTCGCGTATGGCGCGCGGCAAGCCCTCCAGCAGGACGCCGGCTCATAAGCGACCGGGCAAGTTGGGGAAAACCGAAAAAACCGATTCGTGTTGCACTTGGGACTCTTGTCACCGAGTCAGCGCATAAGGTAGTTGTAGACGAGAAATAACTAGATTTCGTGCGGCGGACCTAATCACTAGATATATGTGGTGTCTGCCCCAGCAGTGGTGCTGGGTCGGTAAGGGATTCCGATTGCCGCACGCTTAGCAGGAGCGCGGTCTCATGAACTGGACTGACGAGCGGGTAGAACTTCTTAGAAAACTGTGGTCGGAGGGTCTGAGCGCCAGCCAGATCGCCGCACAGCTCGGTGGCGTCAGCCGCAATGCGGTCATCGGCAAGGTGCATCGCCTGAAGCTGTCGGGCCGCGGCCGCGCGACCGCCACCCCGGCGCGGCAGAAGAAGGCCGTGCAGGGATCGACGGTGCAGAAATCAGTGGCCCGCCCGGCAAGTGCCGTGCGCCATGTCACCACGTCGATCGGCGCGACCGCGTTGCAGACGCAATTCGACGCCGAACCGGTGGCACGCCACTACATCCGGCCAGTCGCGGAGAACGTCGTGGTGCCGATCTCCCGGCATCTTCAGCTCGTCGAACTGACGGAACGTACCTGCAAATGGCCGAACGGCGATCCGCTGTCGGAAGATTTTCACTTCTGCGGTAACGACGCGGCCGAAACCGGCCCCTATTGCAAGTATCATGCGCGCCTTGCGTTCCAGCCCGCCTCGGAGCGCCGGCGCAGCCGCTGAGCGAATAGCGAATAGCGAATAGCGAATAGCGAATAGAAACGGCCTGGCTCCTTGCGAAAGGGCCAGGCCGTTTTTGATTTTGACCGCTGCCCGCCATCCGGCCTGCTGACGCCAACAGTCCGCGGCCGTTCAATTCACCGGCAATGTTCCAGAAACGCTGATCTTGTCCGTCTTGTCGCCCTTCGGGCGGTCGGCGGGCATCTGTTCGCCGGTGACGATGTAATAGATCGTCTCGGCAATGTTGGTGGCGTGATCGCCGATCCGCTCGATGTTCTTGGCGCAAAACAGAAGATGCGTGCAGGGCGTGATGTTGCGCGGGTCTTCCATCATGTAGGTCAGCAGCTCGCGAAACAGCGAGGTGTACATCGCATCGATCTGATCGTCGCGGTCGCGCACGAAGCCTATCTTCTCGACGGAGCGAGAGGCGTAGACGTCGAGCACTTCCTTCAGCTGCGTCAGCGCCAGGTCGGCCAGTGCCTCGAGACCGCGAAACAGGCTGGTCGGCTGGCGCCCGTCCGTGACCGCGCCCACACGCTTTGCAACGTTCTTGCCGAGGTCACCGACGCGTTCGAGGTCGGCCGAGATACGAATGGCGCCGACGATCTCGCGCAGGTCCGTCGCCATGGGCTGGCGCTTGGCGATGATGATGATCGCCTTGTCGTCGATCTCGCGCTGCCCCTCGTCGAGAACGACATCATCGCGAATGACTTTCTGGGCGAGCCCCGGATCGGCGTTGACGAGCGCCGCGATCGCCTGTTCGACCATGCGTTCGGCATGACCGCCCATCGCGGCGATGCGCTTCGACAGATATTTCAGCTCCTCGTCGTAGGCGCTCATGATGTGTACGGATTGCATGGGCCAATGCCTTCCCGGATTCTTATGGTTGAGTCGTTCCCTCGAATCCCTGCTGATACGCTAGCGCGATGACAGAAAAAAGAAACGGCCTGTTGGGAAGATAGTGCGGCGTCAGCGAGCCGGCAAATGAACCGAGAAGGCCGCGCCCTTGCCAACCTCGGACTTGATCGTAAGCCTGGCATTGTGACGCGTCAGTATGTGTTTGACGATCGACAGGCCAAGGCCAGTGCCTTTCTGGGTACGGCTCGTCTCGACATCGGCGCGGTAGAAGCGCTCGGTGATACGCGGGATATGCTCTTCGGGAATACCGGGCCCGAAATCCCTGATGGTCACATCGATGCCGGGTTCCGACCTGTCGCCGCCGCGCGCCATCGACACCACGACGCGTCCGCCCGACTGTCCGTACTTGCAGGCATTCTCCAGCAGGTTTTCGAAAACCTGGAACAACTCGTCGCGATCCCCCGGGACATTGATCGGCCCTTCGGCGAATTCGCGCTCGATGGCGACGCCGTTATCCCTGGCCATCGGCCCAAGGGAATCGATGACGCTTTCGATCGTCTGGCGAAGATCGACCTCCGTTCCCGGCTTCAGGTAGGGCTTCATCTCCAGCCGCGACAGCGACAGCAGATCATCGATCAGGCGTGCCATGCGGCCGGTCTGGTTCTGCATGATCTGCAGGAACTGCTCGCGGGCCGCCGGATCGTTACGGGCCGGGCCGCGCAGCGTTTCAATGAAGCCGGCGATCGAAGCGAGCGGGGTGCGCAACTCATGGCTGGCGTTGGCGATGAAATCGGCGCGCATCCGGTCGATCCGCCGCGCCTCGCTCTGGTCCTTGAACACCAGCACATAAAGATCGGTGCCATGGCCAACCGAGGACGCACTGACCCTGTAGGCGCGCTCGACCGGCAGCTTTTCGGTGTAGTCGACCGCATCGGAGGCAACCGTGCCCGACAGGATGCTGTCCAACAACGCCTGCATTTCCGGCGCGCGGAATTTCAATGACAACGACAGGCCCGGCGCTATGCCACCGAAGGCCGCGAAAGCCGCGGCGTTGGCATGGACGATCGTCGCGGTCCGGTCAAAGATGATCAGCGGGTCGGCAACGGCCGCCGCAAGGTACTCGCCTGACAGCCGTTGCAATCCGCTTGCCTCGATCGCCGCCGCGCGTGCCGCCGACTGCCGCCTGATGCCTGATGGCAGCATTGCTGCTCCAAACAGCATGGCGAGTGCCGGAAGCAGCACATAGGCGGACACATCGGCGAAGACGTAAACGGCGACAATGGTGATGATGCCGGCAGCAAGCAGCCAGCGGCTGGTCCAAAGCCGATCGGCGACGGTGCGCCCCGTGCTTCGCCCCTCTTCGCCCATGTCAGCCATTCGCGCGCCC
The nucleotide sequence above comes from Mesorhizobium shangrilense. Encoded proteins:
- a CDS encoding ceramide glucosyltransferase; translated protein: MELTLIAAPLSAALILTNLASILLASLQLKRRSIIAPPAGIAPAVSIVVPARGVEPFTEETLERAFSLDWPRYELVFCVAHADDPVVRLIRSAIARFPAVPARLLFGDDRISGNPKLNNCVKGWEAARHDWVILADSNVLMPRDYIQHMMSAWRPDTGLVCSTPIGSRPDGFWAEVECAFLNTLQARWQYAGEALGLGFAQGKSMLWNKPLLDANGGIRALAAEIAEDAAATKLVNGLGLRVNLVAAPFEQPLGRRTLGEIWSRQARWARLRRVTFPLFFAPEILTGVAVPLVLALVAAADAGFSLPLTAIAVLTAAYLPECALASAKGWYLSWRMIPAMMARDCILPAMWVRGWLGGAVDWRGNAMTIRTKTAELEETPSGA
- the apaG gene encoding Co2+/Mg2+ efflux protein ApaG, which gives rise to MYSAVTRNIEVQVRPFYLEDRSEPSENRYVWGYQITIDNQSDEFVQLMSRYWRITDGTGRVEEVSGAGVVGDQPELNPGDSYQYTSGCPLSTPSGIMVGHYTMRNRRGETFDIAIPAFSLDLPGTRRTVN
- a CDS encoding Hsp33 family molecular chaperone, producing MAAPWSIVMLETHQLSEHQPKLGEFGYAGDDHVVPFEVGPLDVRGRTVQLGPMLDAILSRHDYPEPVARLLAEACVLTVLLGTSLKFEGKFILQTRTDGPVDMLVADFSTPSALRAYARFDADRLEALVAAGETSQQTLLGSGVLALTIDQGAHTQRYQGIVQLDGETLEDAARTYFRQSEQIPTDLRLSVAKLLTPGVGGAREQWRAGGILAQFLPQSPERMRVPDLPGGDGDPRDEGHDPVDNSWQELLALLGTIEPTELIDPTIGAERLLYRLFHEHGVRVFGGVPVDDQCSCSRDKIRGILEGFSAQEIKDSTEDGGIHVACEFCSKQYDFDPAEFAPAQ
- the argF gene encoding ornithine carbamoyltransferase produces the protein MSLRHFTDLSAVSEGDLRFMLDDAVVRKARLKSGERTKPLEGKVLAMIFDKPSTRTRVSFDVGMRQLGGETIMLTGTEMQLGRSETIADTAKVLSRYVDAIMIRTTSHERLMELTENATIPVINGLTDDTHPCQLMADIMTFEEHRGPVAGKTIAWTGDGNNVLHSLLEASARFRFNLNVAVPEGSEPAQKHVDWSKAHGGKLYFTRSPEEAVDQADCVVTDCWVSMGQEHRARGHNVFSPYQVNAKLMAHAKPDALFMHCLPAHRGEEVTDEVIDGPHSVVFDEAENRLHAQKAVLAWCLGA
- a CDS encoding aspartate aminotransferase family protein, which encodes MSGSALFDTFARAPLAFDRGEGTWLITDTGERYLDFAGGIAVNSLGHGHPHLVAALTEQAAKLWHVSNLYEIPGQSRLGERLADATFADKVFFTNSGAEALECAIKTARRYQFVKGHPERFRVITFEGAFHGRTLATIAAGGQYKYLEGFGPKVDGFDQVGFDDIDAAEKAITPETAAILIEPVQGEGGIRPVPTQSLKRLRQLCDQHGLLLIYDEVQCGIGRTGKLFAHEWSGVTPDIMAIAKGIGGGFPMGACLATDEAAVGMTAGVHGTTFGGNPLAMAVGNAVLDVVLEDGFLEDVQRKALLMKQGLAAVADEFPEVIEGIRGTGLMLGLKCAMPNTKVNMALRDHHLLAVPAGDNVIRLLPPLNVTDAEIHEALNRIRAGAKGLSDAIAAAAAK
- a CDS encoding GcrA family cell cycle regulator; this translates as MNWTDERVELLRKLWSEGLSASQIAAQLGGVSRNAVIGKVHRLKLSGRGRATATPARQKKAVQGSTVQKSVARPASAVRHVTTSIGATALQTQFDAEPVARHYIRPVAENVVVPISRHLQLVELTERTCKWPNGDPLSEDFHFCGNDAAETGPYCKYHARLAFQPASERRRSR
- the phoU gene encoding phosphate signaling complex protein PhoU, which translates into the protein MQSVHIMSAYDEELKYLSKRIAAMGGHAERMVEQAIAALVNADPGLAQKVIRDDVVLDEGQREIDDKAIIIIAKRQPMATDLREIVGAIRISADLERVGDLGKNVAKRVGAVTDGRQPTSLFRGLEALADLALTQLKEVLDVYASRSVEKIGFVRDRDDQIDAMYTSLFRELLTYMMEDPRNITPCTHLLFCAKNIERIGDHATNIAETIYYIVTGEQMPADRPKGDKTDKISVSGTLPVN
- a CDS encoding sensor histidine kinase, translating into MADMGEEGRSTGRTVADRLWTSRWLLAAGIITIVAVYVFADVSAYVLLPALAMLFGAAMLPSGIRRQSAARAAAIEASGLQRLSGEYLAAAVADPLIIFDRTATIVHANAAAFAAFGGIAPGLSLSLKFRAPEMQALLDSILSGTVASDAVDYTEKLPVERAYRVSASSVGHGTDLYVLVFKDQSEARRIDRMRADFIANASHELRTPLASIAGFIETLRGPARNDPAAREQFLQIMQNQTGRMARLIDDLLSLSRLEMKPYLKPGTEVDLRQTIESVIDSLGPMARDNGVAIEREFAEGPINVPGDRDELFQVFENLLENACKYGQSGGRVVVSMARGGDRSEPGIDVTIRDFGPGIPEEHIPRITERFYRADVETSRTQKGTGLGLSIVKHILTRHNARLTIKSEVGKGAAFSVHLPAR